The Enterobacter asburiae genome window below encodes:
- a CDS encoding amidohydrolase family protein: MKIICLEEHYLDSELGRACMPVALEQAPFLGDLGKTVADGHNPDRSRPQIEKNALINAKGADLGSRRLRDMDEAGITLQILSVGGFPQLAPKDEAVTLNTAANDRLAGAVRNHPDRFAAFATLPWAQPEEAEKELVRAVEELGFKGALLNGRPSSCFLDHPDYDSLLSRFNKLNVPLYLHPGLPFKSVQQAYFTGFSAEVNARLSMFGWGWHHEAGIHLLRLMLSGVFDKYPHLQVISGHWGEMLPFWLQRLDDSLPLAATGLSRTLTRTFQEHVYVTPSGMLSLPHFQFIYALMGAERILFSVDYPYQTLDGVKTFIDCLPVNKAEKEAIAFRNAERLLGITA, translated from the coding sequence ATGAAAATCATTTGCCTTGAAGAACATTATCTCGACAGCGAGTTAGGGCGAGCGTGTATGCCTGTTGCGCTTGAGCAGGCGCCTTTCCTTGGCGACTTGGGGAAAACCGTCGCTGATGGTCATAATCCTGACCGAAGCCGGCCGCAGATAGAAAAGAATGCGCTGATAAACGCGAAAGGCGCTGATTTGGGAAGCCGCCGCCTCAGGGATATGGATGAGGCTGGAATTACCCTTCAGATCCTTTCTGTGGGCGGATTCCCCCAGCTGGCACCTAAGGATGAAGCGGTAACATTAAATACGGCGGCAAACGACCGCCTTGCCGGGGCGGTAAGAAATCATCCGGATCGCTTCGCGGCATTTGCCACTCTTCCCTGGGCACAGCCGGAAGAAGCTGAAAAAGAGCTTGTCCGCGCAGTTGAAGAACTGGGGTTTAAGGGGGCACTTCTGAATGGCCGACCCTCTTCATGCTTTCTCGATCATCCTGACTATGACTCCCTGCTTTCCCGCTTTAATAAACTGAATGTGCCACTCTATCTTCATCCCGGATTACCGTTTAAAAGCGTGCAACAGGCCTACTTCACGGGCTTCAGCGCAGAGGTCAACGCCCGGCTCTCTATGTTTGGCTGGGGCTGGCATCACGAAGCCGGGATCCATTTGTTACGGCTGATGTTATCGGGCGTATTTGATAAATATCCCCACTTGCAGGTAATCAGTGGCCACTGGGGGGAGATGCTGCCCTTCTGGCTGCAGCGTCTTGATGACAGCCTTCCACTGGCTGCAACGGGTCTGTCACGCACGCTAACGAGAACCTTCCAGGAGCACGTTTACGTTACCCCGTCAGGTATGCTGTCGCTGCCGCACTTCCAGTTTATCTACGCGTTAATGGGGGCAGAAAGGATCCTGTTCTCCGTCGATTATCCCTATCAGACCCTGGACGGTGTAAAAACATTTATCGACTGTCTGCCGGTCAATAAGGCTGAAAAAGAGGCCATCGCGTTTCGCAATGCAGAACGTTTACTGGGCATCACGGCGTAG
- a CDS encoding putative quinol monooxygenase has product MLISSPVFATKQDAPDKRVMNLFELGVRPDRDKDFADVARQTISASVDHEAGTLAMYALHRSDNPRQAFMVELYENESAYRKHLNAEPYKAFAARAPDIIDRKNKITLEPQFLGDKHIIPDERTINNLVIVEVKPEFQTEFKTIVLPEMAESLKVEKGVLAMYAATDSQTPSRWYFYEIYASEEAYQLHRQTPHFRDYLRQTAHMSASKNAIPVKPVFLRNKGGIKQDPHR; this is encoded by the coding sequence ATGCTGATAAGCAGCCCTGTCTTTGCAACAAAACAGGACGCGCCCGATAAGCGAGTGATGAATCTCTTTGAGCTCGGCGTCAGGCCCGATCGGGACAAAGATTTTGCAGACGTAGCCAGACAGACGATTTCCGCTTCGGTTGATCATGAAGCAGGTACGCTGGCGATGTACGCCCTGCACCGCAGCGACAATCCACGTCAGGCATTCATGGTCGAACTCTATGAAAACGAAAGTGCTTACCGCAAACATCTGAATGCCGAACCATATAAGGCATTCGCTGCCCGGGCACCTGACATTATCGATCGGAAAAATAAAATCACCCTGGAGCCCCAATTTCTTGGGGACAAACACATCATACCGGATGAGCGAACCATTAATAATCTGGTAATCGTCGAGGTAAAGCCTGAATTTCAGACCGAGTTTAAAACCATCGTCCTGCCCGAAATGGCGGAATCGCTCAAAGTAGAGAAAGGCGTATTAGCGATGTATGCCGCTACAGATTCACAGACTCCGAGCCGCTGGTATTTCTATGAGATTTACGCCAGTGAGGAAGCGTATCAACTGCACCGACAAACGCCACACTTCCGTGACTATCTCAGGCAAACGGCGCATATGAGCGCCAGTAAGAACGCTATCCCGGTAAAACCGGTATTTCTTCGTAACAAAGGCGGAATCAAACAGGATCCGCACCGTTGA
- a CDS encoding DUF1330 domain-containing protein — protein sequence MIFKTVVATLFTLSGLASALAATPAYYIAEFQATDLDAIKPYSAQVESTFRPFGGRFIVRGREPDVKEGFGAQGRLVVIKFESLKNAQDWYSSAAYQKIIPIRHRAGNSRTYIVEGLPELAPVTP from the coding sequence ATGATTTTTAAAACAGTGGTAGCCACTCTTTTCACCCTCTCCGGGCTCGCGTCAGCCCTGGCAGCAACGCCTGCTTATTACATCGCAGAGTTTCAGGCGACCGATCTTGACGCTATCAAACCGTACAGCGCTCAGGTTGAATCCACCTTCAGACCTTTTGGTGGACGCTTCATCGTCAGAGGACGTGAACCCGATGTTAAAGAAGGGTTTGGAGCACAGGGCAGACTGGTTGTAATCAAGTTTGAGAGTCTCAAAAATGCCCAGGACTGGTATAGCTCGGCCGCGTACCAGAAGATCATTCCTATCCGACACCGTGCCGGCAATTCGCGAACCTATATCGTAGAAGGATTGCCAGAACTGGCTCCTGTTACACCATAG
- a CDS encoding aldo/keto reductase → MQYTRLGKSDLLVSRICMGCMGFGDPLTGQHSWTLDETASRDIIRYGLEKGINFYDTAIAYQNGSSERYVGRALREMAKRDDVVLATKFLPRTPAQISEGISAKQAIARSLDQSLQNLGMDYIDLYIYHIWDYNTPVIEVLEALHAAVTAGKVRAIGISNCYAWQLAKANALAEREGLTAFVSMQSHYNLIMREDERELFGLCAEDDIAMTPYSALASGRLARKEGHTRRATEDDYARGKYDSTAEQDRLIIERVAELAERHQVSMTEISLAWLLTKVTSPVVGATKKDHVDGAVNAVNLQLSPEEIRFLEETYQPHVLTGIMAQNTPQTKDVKQVWTR, encoded by the coding sequence ATGCAGTATACCCGGCTCGGTAAAAGTGACTTACTTGTCTCCCGCATCTGCATGGGGTGTATGGGGTTTGGCGACCCGTTAACGGGCCAGCATAGCTGGACGCTGGACGAAACAGCAAGCCGCGACATTATCCGCTACGGTCTCGAAAAGGGTATCAATTTTTACGATACCGCTATCGCCTATCAGAACGGCTCCAGCGAGCGGTACGTTGGCCGGGCGCTACGGGAGATGGCGAAACGCGATGACGTCGTGCTGGCCACCAAGTTTCTGCCGCGAACACCCGCGCAAATTTCCGAAGGTATCAGCGCAAAGCAGGCGATAGCCCGATCGCTCGACCAGAGCCTGCAGAATCTGGGGATGGACTACATCGACCTCTACATTTACCACATCTGGGATTACAACACGCCAGTTATTGAGGTGCTTGAAGCGCTTCATGCCGCCGTTACTGCGGGCAAAGTGCGCGCTATTGGTATTTCCAATTGCTATGCCTGGCAGCTTGCGAAAGCGAACGCCCTTGCCGAACGCGAAGGGCTGACGGCCTTTGTTTCCATGCAAAGCCACTACAACCTGATTATGCGTGAAGATGAACGAGAGCTCTTCGGTCTGTGCGCTGAAGATGATATCGCCATGACCCCCTATAGCGCGCTCGCCAGCGGCCGTCTCGCCCGGAAAGAAGGCCACACGCGGCGAGCCACGGAGGATGATTATGCGCGCGGGAAATATGACAGCACGGCTGAACAGGATCGGCTCATTATTGAGCGTGTCGCCGAACTTGCTGAACGACATCAGGTGTCCATGACGGAAATCTCACTCGCCTGGCTGCTGACAAAAGTCACGTCACCTGTCGTAGGGGCCACAAAAAAAGATCACGTCGATGGCGCGGTAAACGCCGTAAATCTTCAACTGAGCCCGGAGGAAATCCGGTTTCTGGAAGAAACCTACCAGCCACATGTTCTGACGGGGATCATGGCGCAAAACACGCCGCAAACGAAAGACGTTAAGCAGGTCTGGACGCGGTAG
- a CDS encoding NAD(P)H-dependent oxidoreductase: protein MKNILIVSGHPELTHSVANATILDEVATALPDAEIRRLDWLYPDGKFNIAAEQESLLRADVIVWQFPFSWYGLPGLMKQWLDEVFVHGFAHGSTAKLGGKKLLLSFTTGAPQALYTADGFFGHAIEEYLIPFETTAKLCNLELLAPVYTCGISYADRDADKIAQQKTLAREHASRLVDLLNSVVNNPEGE, encoded by the coding sequence ATGAAAAATATCCTTATTGTTTCAGGCCATCCTGAGCTTACCCATTCCGTCGCCAATGCCACGATCCTTGATGAAGTGGCGACCGCCCTTCCTGATGCTGAAATTCGTCGTCTGGACTGGCTCTATCCGGACGGCAAATTCAATATCGCTGCGGAGCAGGAAAGCCTGCTCAGGGCCGATGTGATTGTCTGGCAGTTTCCTTTTTCCTGGTATGGGCTGCCCGGGTTAATGAAACAATGGCTGGACGAGGTCTTTGTCCACGGCTTCGCGCATGGCTCAACGGCGAAACTGGGCGGTAAAAAGCTGCTCCTCTCCTTCACTACAGGGGCGCCACAGGCGCTCTATACCGCTGACGGTTTCTTTGGCCATGCCATTGAAGAGTATCTTATTCCGTTCGAGACCACGGCAAAACTGTGCAATCTTGAGCTGCTGGCGCCTGTTTATACCTGCGGTATCAGCTATGCCGACCGGGATGCCGACAAAATCGCGCAGCAAAAAACGCTTGCCCGGGAACACGCTTCAAGGCTTGTCGATCTGCTCAATTCCGTCGTGAATAATCCAGAGGGAGAATAA